A genomic stretch from Halopiger aswanensis includes:
- a CDS encoding AAA family ATPase, giving the protein MHVIGTVGLPGSGKGEAATVAREDGIPVVTMGDVVRQETADRGLDPTKDHGKVAQALRDENGPAAIAERSLPMIENRLEDHDTVLVDGIRSDTEVDVFEERFGDDFILVSIEAPFEVRAERIDARGRDAGENEGGEPLTARDERERGFGMDDAMDEADVVVENTDSLEAFHERMQTIIREGPEALEGDGAADSDSDTDTGTETDDESTNRTEAEADP; this is encoded by the coding sequence ATGCACGTCATCGGAACGGTGGGACTGCCCGGCAGCGGCAAGGGCGAAGCCGCCACCGTCGCACGCGAGGACGGAATCCCGGTGGTGACGATGGGCGACGTCGTCCGCCAGGAGACCGCCGACCGCGGACTCGACCCGACGAAAGACCACGGAAAGGTCGCGCAGGCCCTGCGCGACGAGAACGGCCCGGCGGCCATCGCCGAGCGCTCGCTCCCGATGATCGAGAACCGCCTCGAGGACCACGACACCGTCCTCGTGGACGGCATCCGATCGGACACCGAGGTCGACGTCTTCGAGGAGCGCTTCGGCGACGATTTCATCCTCGTCAGCATCGAGGCCCCCTTCGAGGTCCGCGCCGAGCGGATCGACGCCCGCGGCCGCGATGCCGGCGAGAACGAGGGCGGCGAGCCCTTAACCGCCCGCGACGAGCGCGAGCGCGGCTTCGGGATGGACGACGCGATGGACGAAGCCGACGTCGTCGTCGAGAACACCGACTCGCTCGAGGCGTTCCACGAGCGGATGCAGACGATCATCCGCGAGGGGCCCGAAGCGCTCGAGGGCGACGGCGCCGCCGATAGCGATAGCGATACCGATACCGGAACCGAAACCGACGACGAAAGTACCAACCGAACCGAAGCGGAAGCAGACCCATGA
- a CDS encoding FAD-dependent oxidoreductase, protein MSDDATETADDGDASVIVVGGGPAGLSAALFTAKNGLETTVFDTDATWMHKAHLFNYLGIGSVGGTEFMETARQQVDSFGVDRRQGEEVTSVEETEAADGFVVATEAGEYEADYVVLATGANRDIADELGCEFTEEDVVDVDVDMETSVDNVYATGAMVRPEEWQAAIAVGDGAAAALNILSAVKGEHYHDFDVPADAERVFGDAVAE, encoded by the coding sequence ATGAGCGACGACGCAACCGAGACTGCGGACGACGGCGACGCTTCGGTGATCGTGGTCGGCGGCGGCCCCGCCGGTCTGAGCGCGGCCCTCTTTACCGCGAAGAACGGCCTCGAGACGACGGTGTTCGACACGGACGCGACGTGGATGCACAAGGCGCACCTGTTCAACTACCTCGGCATCGGCTCCGTCGGCGGCACGGAGTTCATGGAGACGGCCCGCCAGCAGGTCGACAGCTTCGGCGTCGACCGCCGGCAGGGCGAGGAAGTGACGAGCGTCGAGGAGACCGAGGCCGCCGACGGCTTCGTCGTCGCGACCGAGGCGGGCGAGTACGAGGCCGACTACGTCGTGCTCGCGACGGGTGCGAACCGCGACATCGCCGACGAGTTGGGCTGCGAGTTCACCGAGGAGGACGTGGTCGACGTCGACGTCGACATGGAGACCAGCGTCGATAACGTCTACGCGACGGGCGCGATGGTCCGTCCCGAGGAGTGGCAGGCCGCGATCGCCGTCGGCGACGGCGCCGCCGCAGCACTCAACATCCTCTCGGCCGTTAAGGGCGAACACTACCACGACTTCGACGTTCCCGCAGATGCCGAGCGCGTCTTCGGCGACGCGGTCGCGGAGTAA
- a CDS encoding C45 family autoproteolytic acyltransferase/hydolase: protein MDDTATNPAATVPEVDSFAEQARRRAETEREAVGWAIDELETLIDARGVDLEPLLEYARRSRESLPDRYRRAYEAMADVFDVDAPVYEVYVFAYSELCEELAEGPEPCSEKNPKGCTNALVAESSVADGADAAGPLVFKNRDIAGRGLRPKSIVEQPPIDDYHGILTIDTCGTISMFKGVNDQGLVAANTYIDSESADVDPEDQLRNGTVIRTLLEECATVDAARAKLESHPTKHLMGQTLFLADETDAVLLEVDPAAERIAADEGPIATRTNHFVIAESTEARSSTKRRRRALELLDDLEPLTREDLWTIARDHEHGPGDNSICRHPEPEAGEYAMGQLTTASTAVFEGGTPTIEVAMGNPCEGERLRYSFGDAVPADLRTGRRWLEGMS, encoded by the coding sequence ATGGACGACACCGCAACCAACCCCGCCGCGACCGTCCCCGAGGTCGACAGCTTCGCGGAACAGGCCCGCCGGCGCGCCGAAACCGAACGGGAGGCCGTCGGGTGGGCGATCGACGAACTCGAGACCCTCATCGACGCCCGCGGCGTCGACCTCGAGCCGTTGCTCGAGTACGCTCGGCGCAGCCGCGAGAGCCTGCCGGATCGCTACCGGCGGGCCTACGAAGCGATGGCGGACGTGTTCGACGTCGACGCGCCGGTCTACGAGGTCTACGTCTTCGCGTACTCGGAACTGTGCGAGGAACTGGCCGAGGGCCCCGAACCCTGCTCGGAGAAGAACCCGAAGGGGTGTACGAACGCGCTCGTGGCCGAGTCGTCGGTCGCCGACGGAGCCGACGCCGCCGGCCCGCTGGTGTTCAAGAACCGCGACATCGCGGGGCGGGGCCTGCGCCCGAAGTCAATCGTCGAACAGCCGCCGATCGACGACTATCACGGCATCCTGACGATCGATACCTGCGGTACGATTTCGATGTTTAAAGGGGTCAACGATCAGGGACTGGTCGCCGCAAATACCTACATCGACAGCGAGTCCGCCGACGTCGACCCCGAGGATCAACTGCGCAACGGTACCGTCATCCGGACGCTCTTGGAGGAGTGTGCGACCGTCGACGCAGCCCGCGCAAAACTCGAGTCCCACCCCACGAAACACCTGATGGGCCAGACGCTGTTTCTCGCCGACGAGACCGATGCCGTCTTGCTCGAGGTCGACCCCGCTGCCGAGCGGATCGCGGCCGACGAGGGGCCGATCGCCACCCGAACGAACCACTTCGTCATCGCCGAGTCGACCGAGGCCAGGAGTTCCACGAAGCGACGCCGTCGCGCCCTCGAGTTGCTCGATGACCTCGAACCGCTCACCCGCGAGGACCTCTGGACGATCGCCCGCGACCACGAGCACGGCCCCGGCGACAACTCGATCTGTCGTCACCCCGAACCCGAGGCCGGCGAGTACGCGATGGGCCAACTCACCACCGCCAGCACGGCTGTCTTCGAGGGCGGTACGCCGACGATCGAGGTCGCGATGGGCAACCCCTGCGAGGGCGAGCGGCTGCGGTACTCGTTCGGCGACGCGGTGCCGGCCGACCTGCGGACGGGCCGGCGCTGGCTCGAGGGGATGAGCTAA
- a CDS encoding glutamate-cysteine ligase family protein → MKTSLEVEYWVVDDDGDLVPPDSLLDVCDGIDPEFVEPMLEIKTTPCTSMAELRAEFRDRIATVVEAARERGKRLVPLATPLYAPPSEIPYREKQSTDLQRRIVGPAFDDARVCAGTHIHFEQSSVVDQLNALTAIDPAFSLVASSSHYRGEPILECARPYLYRRSCYGACPDQGQLWPYVDSVAEWEQRMDDAFETFRERAIERGVDPAAFDEEFDPYEACWNPVRLRRAMPTVEWRSPDAALPSQVLQLAEEVRSIVARADARGTAVVDGDPDRAGAQTSGDPDADGVPLPAFDTVEEVTDAAIYDGLEDANVQAYLRRLGFTPSKYEPLTTQLPDGQLTERRAKRLRLAAARRLEADLERRRVRA, encoded by the coding sequence ATGAAAACCAGCCTCGAGGTGGAGTACTGGGTCGTCGACGACGACGGCGACCTGGTCCCGCCCGACTCACTGCTCGACGTCTGTGACGGGATCGACCCCGAGTTCGTCGAGCCGATGCTCGAGATCAAGACAACCCCCTGTACGTCGATGGCGGAGCTCCGCGCGGAGTTTCGCGATCGGATCGCGACCGTCGTCGAGGCGGCCCGCGAGCGGGGAAAGCGGCTCGTCCCGCTGGCGACGCCGCTGTACGCCCCGCCGTCGGAAATCCCGTACCGCGAGAAGCAAAGCACCGACCTCCAGCGCCGGATCGTCGGCCCGGCCTTCGACGACGCTCGGGTCTGTGCCGGGACGCACATCCACTTCGAACAGTCGAGCGTCGTCGACCAGCTCAACGCACTGACGGCGATCGATCCCGCGTTCTCGCTCGTGGCCAGTTCGTCCCACTACCGCGGCGAACCGATCCTCGAGTGCGCCCGCCCCTACCTCTACCGCCGGTCTTGCTACGGCGCCTGCCCCGACCAGGGCCAGCTGTGGCCCTACGTCGATAGCGTCGCCGAGTGGGAGCAACGGATGGACGACGCCTTCGAGACCTTCCGCGAGCGCGCGATAGAGCGCGGCGTCGACCCGGCGGCCTTCGACGAGGAGTTCGACCCCTACGAGGCCTGCTGGAATCCGGTCCGGCTGCGGCGGGCGATGCCGACCGTCGAGTGGCGCTCGCCGGACGCCGCGCTGCCGAGTCAGGTGCTGCAACTCGCCGAAGAAGTCCGCTCGATCGTCGCGCGGGCGGACGCTCGCGGCACCGCCGTCGTCGACGGCGATCCCGATCGCGCCGGCGCCCAAACGAGCGGCGATCCGGACGCCGACGGCGTCCCGCTCCCCGCGTTCGACACCGTCGAGGAGGTTACCGACGCCGCGATCTACGACGGCCTCGAGGACGCGAACGTGCAAGCGTACCTCCGCAGGCTCGGCTTCACGCCGTCGAAGTACGAGCCGCTGACGACGCAGCTTCCCGACGGCCAGCTTACCGAACGGCGCGCCAAGCGTCTGCGACTCGCGGCCGCGCGGCGTCTCGAGGCCGATCTCGAGCGGCGCCGCGTTCGCGCCTGA
- a CDS encoding alpha/beta hydrolase, producing the protein MNRGGGHQGENPHQGQELVTAGTDLEDAEAAIVLVHGRGATARSIVQMGSELHREGVALLAPQAARRTWYPNSFLEPVEKNEPGRTSGLQAIEDAIDEANEAGIPTERLVVLGFSQGACLSSEYVARNPQRYGGLVAFSGGLIGQEIDPDDYLDVEGDLENTPAFLGCSDSDPHIPEERVHETADVLADLNADVTKRLYEGMGHGVNEDELEFASEMVANLLSA; encoded by the coding sequence ATGAACCGCGGCGGCGGCCACCAAGGCGAGAACCCCCATCAGGGGCAGGAACTGGTGACGGCCGGCACCGACCTCGAGGACGCCGAAGCCGCGATCGTCCTCGTTCACGGCCGCGGCGCGACGGCCCGCAGCATCGTCCAGATGGGCAGCGAACTCCACCGCGAGGGCGTCGCGCTACTGGCCCCGCAGGCGGCCCGGCGCACGTGGTATCCGAACTCGTTCCTCGAGCCGGTCGAAAAGAACGAGCCCGGCCGCACCTCGGGCCTGCAGGCGATCGAGGACGCCATCGACGAAGCGAACGAGGCCGGCATCCCCACGGAGCGGCTCGTGGTGCTCGGTTTCTCGCAGGGCGCCTGCCTCTCGAGCGAGTACGTCGCGCGCAACCCGCAGCGCTACGGCGGCCTCGTCGCCTTCAGCGGCGGTCTCATCGGGCAGGAAATCGATCCCGACGACTACCTCGACGTCGAGGGCGACCTCGAGAACACCCCCGCGTTTCTCGGCTGCAGCGACTCCGATCCGCACATCCCCGAGGAGCGCGTCCACGAGACCGCTGACGTCCTCGCGGACCTGAACGCCGACGTCACTAAGCGCCTCTACGAGGGGATGGGCCACGGCGTCAACGAGGACGAACTCGAGTTCGCGTCCGAGATGGTCGCGAACCTCCTCTCGGCGTAA
- a CDS encoding RNA-binding domain-containing protein: MTDIYRVDVEITAPIYDTEVTSRVADAVANIFPNADLEEEFGEIRAEAHSMDHFSDLLHRQEILDTARGEFFANREGDTFSFALKKQAAFMDRINFSVGEPDELGEINVRVRVEEPSVEEYINQIAPPTEDGEPVTG; encoded by the coding sequence ATGACCGACATCTACCGCGTCGACGTCGAGATCACGGCACCGATCTACGACACCGAAGTCACGAGCCGCGTCGCCGACGCCGTCGCCAACATCTTCCCCAACGCCGACCTCGAGGAGGAGTTCGGCGAGATCAGGGCCGAGGCCCACTCGATGGACCACTTCTCGGACCTGCTCCATCGCCAAGAGATCCTCGATACCGCCCGCGGCGAGTTCTTCGCGAACCGCGAGGGTGACACGTTCTCCTTCGCGCTCAAGAAGCAGGCCGCCTTTATGGATCGGATCAACTTCTCGGTCGGCGAACCGGACGAACTCGGCGAGATCAACGTCCGCGTTCGCGTCGAGGAGCCGTCCGTCGAAGAGTACATCAATCAGATCGCGCCGCCGACGGAAGACGGCGAACCGGTTACGGGCTGA
- a CDS encoding type IV pilin produces MDLKLMRDKLVGSEEQRAVSPVIGVILMVAITVILAAVIATFVLDMGDSMGEGSVNAAVDTDVSNTDGEVTFTLEQEGNAEEFYIRNGTGLDDSHPDVSNGETELSFSGVGSTVTIGNSTSTGHLLDSGEVNIVAVDGNAETVIGSAEWDF; encoded by the coding sequence ATGGATCTGAAACTAATGCGTGACAAACTGGTCGGATCGGAAGAACAACGCGCCGTATCGCCCGTTATCGGCGTCATCCTCATGGTGGCTATTACTGTGATTCTGGCTGCCGTGATCGCGACATTCGTCCTAGATATGGGTGACAGCATGGGCGAAGGTTCCGTGAACGCTGCTGTTGATACTGATGTCAGTAACACTGACGGAGAAGTAACGTTCACCCTTGAACAGGAAGGGAATGCTGAGGAGTTCTACATTCGTAATGGCACTGGGCTTGATGACAGCCACCCCGACGTTAGTAATGGAGAAACAGAACTTAGCTTTAGTGGCGTCGGGAGTACTGTGACGATTGGGAACAGTACCTCGACTGGCCATCTTCTGGATTCTGGTGAAGTGAACATCGTTGCTGTTGACGGTAACGCTGAGACCGTTATTGGCTCTGCTGAGTGGGACTTCTAA
- a CDS encoding VOC family protein — protein sequence MSDESESTTPVTPELPDSPFHTTGTDHITIWGSNEEDTVEFYRDLLGMPLVLRQPNLDDPSQTHLFFDTGDGRILTFFVSDDRPSARGQRAGVGAVHHLCFSVEPDEYEEIMQSLEEAGHGYNVFDRGIFHSIYTRDNNGLVIELSADKYEIPNDRRGEILAKAQELREADGAEYAKDEHLRQAIEDLGLEVVKHDLPDASAGVGGVE from the coding sequence ATGTCCGACGAATCCGAATCCACGACGCCGGTCACGCCCGAACTCCCCGATAGCCCGTTCCACACGACGGGCACCGATCACATCACCATCTGGGGGAGCAACGAGGAGGACACCGTCGAATTCTACCGGGATCTCCTGGGGATGCCGCTGGTGCTGCGCCAGCCGAACCTCGACGACCCCTCCCAGACCCACCTGTTCTTCGACACCGGCGACGGCCGCATCCTGACCTTCTTCGTCAGCGACGACCGTCCCTCCGCGCGCGGCCAGCGCGCCGGCGTCGGCGCCGTCCACCACCTCTGTTTCAGCGTCGAACCCGACGAGTACGAGGAGATCATGCAGTCTCTCGAGGAGGCCGGCCACGGCTACAACGTCTTCGATCGGGGCATCTTCCACTCGATCTACACCCGCGACAACAACGGGCTGGTCATCGAACTGAGCGCCGACAAGTACGAGATTCCGAACGACCGCCGCGGCGAGATCCTCGCGAAAGCTCAGGAGCTGCGCGAGGCCGACGGCGCCGAGTACGCCAAGGACGAACACCTCCGGCAGGCGATCGAGGACCTCGGCCTCGAGGTCGTCAAACACGACCTGCCCGACGCCAGCGCCGGCGTCGGTGGTGTCGAATGA
- a CDS encoding signal recognition particle protein Srp54, whose amino-acid sequence MVLDDLGSSLRGTLDKLRGKSRISEEDVEEIVKEIQRSLISADVDISLVQELSGNIKERALEEEPPAGTPARDFVLRIVYEELVDLIGDSTELPLEEQTILLAGLQGSGKTTSAAKMAWWFSTKGLRPAVIQTDTFRPGAYEQAEEMTERAEVDFYGNPDNDDPVEIARNGLEATSEADVHIVDTAGRHALEDDLIDEIEQIEGVVEPDTSLLVLDAAIGQGAKDQAQQFDESIGIDGVVITKLDGTAKGGGALTAVDQTDSSIAFLGTGEEVQDIERFEPDGFISRLLGMGDLSQLAERVERAMEQTEIEEDDWDPEDMLQGQFTLNDMQKQMEAMNNMGPLDQVMDMIPGFGGGIKDQLPDDAMDVTQERMRTFSVIMDSMTEAEKEYPKAIGASQIERIAKGSGTSEEQVRELLQQYKMMEKTIKQFQGMGSEQEMQRMMKQMQQQGGGGGGGGMGGMGPFG is encoded by the coding sequence ATGGTACTCGACGATCTCGGGAGTTCTCTGCGGGGCACCCTCGACAAACTCCGCGGGAAGTCACGAATCAGCGAGGAGGACGTCGAGGAGATCGTCAAGGAGATCCAGCGCTCGTTGATCTCCGCCGACGTCGACATCTCGCTCGTACAGGAACTCTCCGGCAACATCAAGGAACGCGCCTTAGAGGAGGAGCCGCCCGCCGGCACGCCCGCGCGGGACTTCGTCCTCCGTATCGTTTACGAGGAACTGGTCGATCTCATCGGCGACTCCACGGAACTCCCGCTCGAGGAACAGACCATCCTGCTGGCGGGGCTGCAGGGGTCCGGTAAGACCACGTCCGCCGCGAAGATGGCCTGGTGGTTCTCGACGAAGGGGCTGCGCCCGGCGGTCATCCAGACCGACACCTTCCGGCCCGGCGCCTACGAACAGGCCGAGGAGATGACCGAGCGCGCGGAGGTCGACTTCTACGGCAACCCCGACAACGACGACCCCGTCGAAATCGCCCGCAACGGGCTCGAGGCAACCAGCGAAGCCGACGTCCACATCGTGGACACCGCCGGTCGCCACGCCTTGGAGGACGACCTGATCGACGAGATCGAGCAGATCGAGGGCGTCGTCGAGCCCGACACGTCGCTGCTCGTGTTAGACGCCGCGATCGGTCAAGGGGCGAAGGATCAGGCCCAGCAGTTCGACGAGTCGATCGGCATCGACGGCGTCGTCATCACGAAGTTAGACGGTACGGCGAAGGGTGGTGGCGCGCTGACCGCGGTCGATCAGACCGACTCGTCGATCGCCTTCCTCGGGACCGGCGAGGAAGTCCAGGACATCGAGCGCTTCGAGCCCGACGGCTTCATCTCGCGGCTGCTCGGGATGGGCGACCTCTCCCAGTTGGCCGAGCGCGTCGAGCGCGCGATGGAGCAGACCGAGATCGAAGAGGACGACTGGGACCCCGAGGACATGCTCCAGGGCCAGTTCACCCTGAACGACATGCAAAAGCAGATGGAGGCCATGAACAACATGGGCCCGCTCGATCAGGTGATGGACATGATCCCCGGCTTCGGCGGCGGGATCAAGGACCAGCTCCCCGACGACGCGATGGACGTCACCCAGGAGCGGATGCGGACGTTCTCGGTCATCATGGACTCGATGACCGAGGCCGAGAAGGAGTACCCGAAGGCCATCGGCGCCAGCCAGATCGAACGCATCGCCAAGGGCTCCGGAACGAGCGAGGAACAGGTCCGGGAACTGCTCCAACAGTACAAGATGATGGAGAAGACGATCAAGCAGTTCCAGGGCATGGGCTCCGAGCAGGAGATGCAGCGCATGATGAAGCAGATGCAACAGCAGGGCGGCGGCGGTGGCGGCGGTGGCATGGGCGGCATGGGGCCGTTCGGATAA